From a single Clupea harengus chromosome 24, Ch_v2.0.2, whole genome shotgun sequence genomic region:
- the LOC105895832 gene encoding NACHT, LRR and PYD domains-containing protein 12-like, with translation MGTQLDLLLHATDHLKPEQLKRFKLYLSHRTLDGVEPIPRDRLGDSDATDIVETMMEVYGSEGALKITIHILRKISRTDLADALENGIKEVPSQEEQATDAGSSVSLTQDQCGVCEQLLTDPVITTCGHSFCRQCISSYWSQSGPSGQYTCAKCEKRRKTPQSSQTITAVSEAQPIDIAACGPPNAAPPCVHTTISAQTGALVNAPTLNNCHIEGSVFFNSEPGDKDDDDAVLENVQMNHKALMKEKSECIFEGVEKKGNKILLNKIYTDLYITEGESEGVNDEHEVWQLETVSRKPVTQDTAIHCNDIFKPLPEQDGTVRSVMTKGIAGIGKTVSVQKFILDWAEGEANSDIHFVFAFSFRELNLVRGRKYSLLGLLLDFHPELKELYDTRKCFERKTVIIFDGLDESRLKLDFRKTRLANVTEVASVDALVANLINGTLLPSAHIWVTSRPAAAGQIPTQYVDQLTEVRGFNLPQREEYFRKKISDPAKAEQIIAHIKVSRSLHIMCHIPVFCWISAIVLQKILDQGGKKEIPKTLTEMYAHFLLIQTNIKYQKYHGGSVSERQKLLGSNRDLLLKLAKLAFLNLERGNLMFYEADLRECGININEASIYCGMCTEILKEESVFYETKIYCFVHLSIQEFLAAVHIFYSYISRDMEAMAFFLKGKSRASRKNVTLDILLNSVVTKASESENGHLDLFVRFLHGLSLESNQRLLQGLLTRMESSPESISRAVKNLKEMQRKNVSPERCINLFHCLIEMNDASVHDEIQTFLKSERGPGTPLSPAHCSALAYMLLMSEDPLDEFDLRNYKTSDEGRRRLLPVVRYCRKALLGGCKLTEKPCETIVSALHCSNSHLRELDFSFNDIHDSGMRLISIGLTSPFCKLQTLRFNRCKLTEKCWGNLISAFQSETSHLSELDLTDNDLQDSGIRLLSTALRSPNCKIQILRMKGCHEMGRTCEVLASAVSCSLPNLRELDLSHNELDYAGASKLLTSMTSPQCQLETLRLKRCCLTCQHCEVIASVLKSGTAHLKELDLSDNDLDDPMIESLSSGLTSPHCALKTLRLKQCGLTEDSCPGLAAILSADHCPLTELDLSCNVLQDSGVEVISEGLTSPNCKLESLSFYLCVCLPVLFLLNIFSLLSFFLDLKLSPLRLSFCCISEPGCVSMAAALTSRPACLKELDLSYNHPGDAGTQAQRARVQDPNCHLTLVNFDHGGLFCLTTELGKYACSLSFDPDTLHPELSLSEDKSSATCRGEVHTYPDRPERFTLCPQVLCAEPLSGRCYWEAEWSGCKALLGAVYKCIERKGSADVSGIGANGSSWALECSTISGYKAWHEERRVEILVPRGQPRRVGVFLDRPSGTLSFYSVSSASGQLTHLHTFREAFTEPLYAGFWVAPECSVALCKTG, from the exons CACCTGAAGCCTGAGCAGCTGAAGAGGTTCAAGCTGTACCTGAGCCACCGAACTCTGGACGGTGTCGAGCCCATACCCAGAGACCGGCTTGGAGACAGTGACGCGACGGACATTGTGGAAACAATGATGGAGGTCTATGGCAGCGAAGGTGCTCTGAAAATCACAATACACATCCTGAGGAAAATCAGCCGTACAGATCTTGCAGATGCCCTGGAGAATGGGATTAAGGAAGTGCCAAGCCAAGAGGAACAGGCTACAGACGC TGGGTCATCAGTAAGTCTGACCCAGGatcagtgtggagtgtgtgagcagcttcTGACGGATCCAGTCATCaccacctgtggacacagtttctgcaGGCAGTGCATCAGCAGCTACTGGAGCCAGTCTGGTCCATCAGGACAGTACACCTGTGCAAAGTGTGAAAAAAGACGCAAAACTCCACAGTCTTCACAGACAATAACAG CAGTTTCAGAGGCACAACCCATCGATATAGCAGCATGTGGCCCACCGAATGCTGCTCCTCCCTGTGTGCACACCACCATCTCAGCACAGACAGGGGCCCTAGTTAATGCCCCCACCCTCAACAACTGCCACATCGAGGGCTCTGTGTTCTTCAACAGTGAGCCGGGAGACAAGGATGATG ATGATGCTGTCTTGGAAAATGTCCAGATGAATCACAAGGCTCTAATGAAGGAAAAATCTGAGTGCATATTTGAGGGTGTTGAAAAGAAGGGCAACAAAATCCTCCTTAACAAGATCTATACAGACCTGTAcatcacagagggggagagtgaaggGGTCAACGATGAGCACGAGGTCTGGCAACTTGAAACGGTCTCCAGGAAACCAGTAACACAAGATACAGCAATCCATTGCAATGACATCTTCAAACCTTTGCCAGAACAAGATGGCACTGTTCGATCTGTGATGACCAAAGGAATAGCTGGCATTGGTAAGACCGTGTCAGTGCAaaagttcattctggactgggcAGAAGGGGAGGCCAATAGCGACATCCATTTCGTTTTTGCGTTCTCGTTCAGAGAGCTGAATTTGGTACGaggtaggaagtacagtcttctTGGTCTACTCCTCGACTTTCACCCTGAACTTAAGGAACTCTATGACACAAGAAAATGCTTCGAGCGTAAAACGGTCATCATTTTCGATGGGCTGGATGAGAGCAGGCTTAAGCTAGACTTCCGTAAAACAAGACTAGCCAACGTCACTGAGGTGGCTTCGGTGGATGCGCTGGTTGCTAACCTGATTAACGGTACACTGCTTCCTTCAGCACACATCTGGGTAACGTCCCGGCCGGCTGCAGCTGGTCAGATTCCCACTCAGTACGTTGACCAACTGACCGAGGTGCGGGGATTTAACTTGCCACAACGAGAGGAGTATTTCAGGAAGAAGATCAGTGATCCAGCCAAAGCAGAGCAAATCATTGCGCACATCAAGGTGTCACGGAGCCTCCACATCATGTGTCACATCCCAGTCTTCTGCTGGATCTCGGCCATTGTGCTCCAGAAAATTCTGGATCAGGGTGGAAAGAAGGAAATCCCGAAGACGCTCACAGAGATGTACGCCCACTTTCTTCTCATTCAGACAAACATCAAGTACCAAAAGTACCACGGTggaagtgtgtcagagagacagaagctCTTGGGATCGAACAGGGACCTGCTTCTGAAGCTGGCAAAGCTCGCTTTCCTCAACTTAGAAAGGGGCAACTTGATGTTCTACGAGGCAGATCTCCGTGAGTGTGGCATCAACATCAATGAGGCATCCATTTACTGCGGAATGTGCACCGAGATCCTCAAGGAGGAATCTGTGTTTTATGAAACGAAGATCTACTGCTTTGTCCATTTGAGCATCCAAGAGTTCCTCGCGGCTGTCCACATTTTCTACTCGTACATTAGCCGGGACATGGAAGCAATGGCATTTTTCCTCAAGGGCAAGTCACGAGCCAGCCGCAAGAATGTCACGCTGGACATCTTGTTGAACAGCGTCGTCACCAAAGCATCAGAGAGCGAAAACGGACACCTGGACTTGTTTGTACGATTCCTTCACGGCCTCTCCCTGGAGAGCAATCAGCGGCTTCTCCAAGGGCTGCTAACTCGCATGGAGAGCAGTCCAGAGAGCATCAGTAGAGCTGTCAAAAACCTCAAAGAGATGCAAAGGAAGAACGTCTCTCCTGAAAGGTGCATCAACCTCTTCCACTGCTTGATCGAGATGAACGACGCATCCGTCCATGACGAAATTCAAACGTTTCTGAAGTCAGAGAGGGGCCCCGGGACCCCACTGTCCCCTGCTCACTGCTCAGCGTTGGCTTACATGCTCCTGATGTCTGAGGATCCTCTGGATGAGTTCGACCTCAGGAACTACAAGACCTCCGACGAGGGCCGCAGGAGACTACTCCCGGTTGTGCGGTACTGCAGAAAGGCTCT GCTTGGTGGTTGTAAACTCACAGAGAAGCCCTGTGAGACCATAGTGTCGGCTCTGCATTGCTCAAACTCTCACCTGAGAGAGCTGGACTTCAGTTTCAACGACATACACGACTCGGGTATGAGACTGATCTCCATCGGACTGACGAGTCCCTTCTGCAAACTACAGACACTCAG ATTCAACCGCTGCAAACTGACTGAGAAGTGCTGGGGCAATCTCATCTCAGCTTTTCAGTCAGAGACGTCTCACCTTAGTGAACTGGATCTTACTGACAACGATCTGCAAGACTCTGGAATAAGGCTTCTGAGTACTGCACTGAGAAGTCCCAACTGTAAAATACAGATATTAAG AATGAAGGGTTGTCATGAGATGGGCAGAACGTGTGAGGTGTTGGCCTCCGCTGTCAGCTGTAGCCTGCCTAACCTGAGAGAGCTCGACCTGAGTCACAATGAGCTTGATTATGCTGGAGCGAGCAAGCTGTTGACAAGCATGACGAGCCCTCAATGCCAGCTGGAGACATTGAG GCTGAAGAGGTGTTGTCTAACATGCCAGCACTGTGAGGTCATTGCCTCTGTCCTCAAGTCAGGCACTGCACACCTCAAAGAGCTGGACCTGAGTGACAACGACCTAGATGACCCCATGATTGAGAGCCTCTCCTCTGGCCTCACGAGTCCCCACTGTGCATTGAAAACCCTGAG aCTAAAGCAATGTGGTCTGACAGAGGACAGCTGTCCAGGTCTGGCGGCCATTCTCAGCGCAGACCACTGCCCTCTGACCGAGCTGGACCTGAGCTGTAACGTCCTGCAGGACTCAGGAGTGGAAGTAATCTCTGAAGGGTTAACGAGTCCGAACTGCAAGCTGGAGTCACTCAG cttctatctctgtgtctgcctcccTGTTCTATTTCTCTTAAacattttttccctcctttctttctttcttgaccTCAAACTGTCTCCTCTCAGGTTATCTTTCTGTTGCATCTCGGAACCTGGCTGTGTCTCCATGGCAGCGGCCTTGACCTCGCGCCCCGCCTGCCTGAAGGAGCTCGACCTGAGCTACAATCACCCCGGAGACGCagggacacaggcacagagggcAAGAGTGCAGGACCCTAACTGCCACCTGACGCTCGTCAA CTTTGACCATGGGGGACTCTTCTGTCTGACAACAGAATTAGGAAAAT acgcctgctctctctccttcgacCCAGACACCCTGCACCCAGAGCTCTCTCTGTCAGAGGACAAGAGTAGCGCCACCTGCAGAGGGGAGGTGCACACGTACCCCGACCGCCCCGAGAGGTTCACCCTGTGCCCTCAGGTGCTCTGCGCCGAACCCCTGTCGGGGCGCTGCTACTGGGAAGCGGAATGGTCCGGATGCAAAGCGCTTCTCGGAGCGGTGTACAAGTGCATCGAGCGCAAAGGGTCGGCCGACGTGTCCGGGATCGGAGCGAACGGCTCCTCCTGGGCGCTCGAGTGCTCCACAATTTCCGGCTACAAGGCCTGGcacgaggagaggagggtggagattCTGGTGCCGCGAGGGCAGCCGCGACGTGTCGGCGTGTTCCTGGACCGGCCGTCGGGGACgctgtccttctacagcgtgTCATCCGCCTCCGGACAGCTCACGCACCTGCACACGTTCCGGGAGGCCTTCACGGAGCCCCTGTACGCAGGCTTTTGGGTGGCACCTGAGTGCTCTGTGGCCCTCTGCAAGACAGGCTAA